The Acidobacteriota bacterium genome contains the following window.
GACGAACTCTCGTTCATCGATACCGCGCCTGAGGTCTGCCTCTAGCTCGATACGCTCCATTAGGGCCTCGTGCATTTTGGTTTCAAAGACGACGTATTTGCCTTTTCCGCGGCCCTTAGCGAGGTACATTGCGAGGTCGGCGTTCCGGAGCAGTTCTTCTGAGCCGGACGTTTCAACAGAGCCAGCGGCGATCCCGATGCTGGTACCAACGTAAACCTCATTGCCCTCGATCGAGAACGGCTCACGGAAAACCTCGAGGATACGGTTAGCTATGTTTACCGATTCGTCTTCGTGGGTGACGGATTCGATCAGTACGGCAAATTCATCACCGCCAAGGCGGGCGGCGGTGTCGGAATTCCGAAGGCAGTCCTGAAGACGCTCGGCGACGTGGACCAGGAGTTTGTCGCCAGCCGCGTGGCCGAGTGAATCGTTGATAGATTTGAAATTATCCAGATCCAGGAACAGCACGGCGATCGAAACATGGTTTCTGGTCAATCGGGCGAGAGCGTGCTCAACTCGGTCGCGAAAGAGAGCCCGGTTTGCGATCTTGGTAAGCGGATCGTGCAGTGCCTGGTGGGTGAGCTGTGCCTCAAGCGATTTCCGCTCGGTGACATCCATCATCGACCCGAGCATTCGGATCGGTTTGTTCTCAGGGCCGTAAACAACATAACCGCGGTCAACCACGAAAGCGTAGGAACCGTCTTTGCGACGAAACCGGTACTCGTCGGTCCAATTGTGCTGCCCGCTTTCAATCTGACGGTGAACGCTGGAGGTCACACGATCGCGATCGTCAGGGTGCAGCCGTGCGGTCCAGGAGGAAAGGTCCGTTCCGATCTCGTCGCCGATGTAGCCGAACAGTTTTTGAAAACCCTCGTTCCACCACAATTCGTTCGTGGAAAGGTTCCAATCCCAAATTGCATCGCTGGTTGCTCGAGTGATCAGTTCGAATCGCTGGTGACTGAGCTGAAGAGCCTCCTCGGCCCGCTTTCTCTCGATGGCCATCGCGATCTGGTCAGCGACCGATGTAAGAAGTTCGACATCCTGCTGGGTGTAGGTATCAGTGTTTTCGTAATCCTGAACGACCAGCACGCCGATAGAGCCGTCGGGCGTTTTGAGCGGGACGCCGAGCCAGATCGGCGAGTCGGTTCCAACTGATTCAACCTCGCCCTCAGCTATCAGGCGCATAGAATCCTCGTGCGTTAGCAGCATCGACCTGCCCGTGCGAAATACGTAGGCGCTCATGCTGCGGCCGACTTTCAGCGGCGCGGGCATTGGGTCGTATTTGTCGACCCAAAACTGCATCGACAGCATCTCTGTCTGTGGGTCGAAAAGGGCTACGAAGAAGTTTTCCGCATAGACGATCTTCTTGATCGTTCGGTGAATAAGCAGGAGCAGTTCGTCAAGGTTTGCGGTGGTCGTCACGCCGTGGATGATCTTTGAGATCGCACGCGATTCTGCCTCGAGTCGCTTTTCCCGGGTAACATCCCGGGCCACACAGACGATATTATACGTTTTGCTTTCAGGATCGAATATCTTTGACGCTGAGACCGAGACCGGAAAATGGCTTCCGTCCTTGCGTGGGCAATATGTCTCGAGCCTTTGCGAAAAGCTGTTCTTGGCGAGAGTGCGACGGAATATCTTTCCGAACATGCTGCCGTTGCGTGACAGCACGTCGATGGGCTTGCCGAGCAATTCGTTTTCGGTAAACCCTGTGAGCGTCAACGTCGCTGGATTGACCCGTATTATAACCGCATCCTGATCGACGATGACGATCGCATCGCTGATCGAATTAAAGATCGTATCGCCCAGGCTTTGCAGCGTTGAGCGTCCGCCGTCTGTAACGTGCAGATCGTCGAACGGCAATATCGTGATGCCCGTTGGCTGGGCATCATCGCTGCTGTCGCGATCAAACCTCGCCCCCGCAGGCAGCAGGGTGACATCGCTATTGGTTTCGAGGTGGAGAGGTTGTTCCATTAGAATGGGACGGAACGATCGAAATGGAATTCGAGAGGAGGTTTTCTAAATTGAAAAGAACGCGGAAGTTGAATCGTTATGCCTGAAAAGAGCATTCGAAAAGCACCGTCTTGGCGGGCTTTTCCACTATCGATAATGGATTAAACATTGTTTAATGTCAAGGTTTTCTTTTTTGTGGTTATGGGTTAGACATCGATCTTTCACGGAAAGACCTCACGGTGAAACTCAGATCTAGCGCAGTAATGGGCGGAAAAGAGTTTGCCCTTCCCGCCCATACCAGAGCCGCTGTTCCGAGTTCCGCTTCTTACTTCGGATCGAGATCCCACCAATACTGTTTACCGAGCGGTTTTTGCTGCGGCCAGACTTGGTTAAGCGTTTCAGCATCAAAGAGCTCGCCGTTTTTCATCACCATTTTGATAGTGTTCGTGTTGCGGATATCTGCGAGCGGGTTGCCGTCGAGGATCTGCAGGTCGGCGAGCTTGCCGGGCTCGAGTGAGCCGACGTCCTGCGACAGGCCGATGGCTTCGGCCCCAAAGATGGTGGCAACACGAAGTGTCTCGAGATTGCTCAGGCCGCCGGACTGGATCGACCAAATCTCCCAATGAACCCCAATGCCCTGCATCTGGCCATGACCGCCGATGCCGACGCGGCCGCCGGCTTTGACCACCGCGGCTGCACCTTTCGCGACACCGCCGTAGTTGTATTCCTCAGGAGCGAACCACTGCGGCCGTCGCCGCATCATTCCGTTTATCAGTTCGCGCGGGATATAGCGGGCGAGCCGCTGATTTTTGAGTACATCGGTCGTCTCAAAGAAATGATTTTCGAGCCACGGGCTGCCATATGCGACTAGAGTCGTCGGCGTATAAAACGTCTTCGTCTTCGCGACGAATTGGATCACATCATTATATATGGGCTGGATCGGCAAACTGTGTTCGTTGCCGGAATATCCGTCGATCATCTGAGAAAGGTCGAGCTTCATGTCGAGCGCACCCTCGGTGGTCGGCGTGATCTTGTTGTCTGTACATGCCATCGCGACCATCTGGCGAATGTTGCGATCGCCGACGACATACTGTTTGAGTGTGTCGGTTTTGTAGGCATCGCGGTAGCGTTTAATATAATTATTTACCGAATCTTTATCGTCGAGACCTAGATTCGAGAAAACGCCCGGCCCGGTCGTGAAAACACGGGGCCCAAGTATCTCGCCCGTCTCGACCAGATCTGCGTAGGCATATACGTCCGTTGTCGAGCTCTGAGGATCACGGGTAGTGGTGACGCCGTAAGCGAGATTAGCGAGATATTGCCATACCTGGTCCTGATGCAGGTCTCGCGGCGGCCACATGTGGGCGTGGACATCGACGAAACCGGGAATGATAGTTTTGCCGGTCACATCGACCACCTTCGTTCCCGCCGGCACAGTTACCTTGCCCTTTGGACCGAGAGCGGCGATTCGGTTGTCGGTAACTAGAAGGTCGCCTCTTTCAATAACCTCGTCGCCTTTCATGGAAACAATACGAGCTCCGGTAAGCAGGACGCTGCCTTTCGGCTTACTGCGGGCGGTCGTGACGGTGATGTCGTATTCGCTCGGCTTATCTGAATCGACCGACTGGCGATAAAGCTTCGTTCCCCACGACCAGCTAACGTTCTTGCCGTCACGAGCGAAATCCAGATAGTCGCCGCCGAAGGCCGACATCTTTTTGACGGGAACATTCGAGGTCGGCGAAGCGAGACTGACGTTGACCGTTTCGCGGCCTGTTCGCGGCACTGTGACGATGTAATGCTTGCCTGCAGCTCAAGAAACACGCGGCTGCGGTCGGGCGAAATTCGCATCACGCTTGCGGTCGGCTGTTGCGGAGGCGTACCTTTTCCGGTCACGCGCACGTGCACACGGCGGTCGAAACCATCCAGCCGGATCGAAGCCAGGCCGCCGCCGGTGGTCAGGTACACGCGGTTCGGATCGTCCGAAAAATGGGGCGAACGCCCGCCTTGGGCAGAAGCGATCAGAGTTGAGACACCGCCATTTGCTGGGATATATTTCAGGTCGGTTCCGGTCGAGCCGCCCGGCCCGGTGATCTCACGGGGATTTGATCCCAGATGCAAGATCTCTTCTTCCGGCGACGAAAACTCATGGCCTTCGCGTATGTCCGCAAATAGCTGATCGTCGACAGCTCCGGTGATGAAGACGATCTTCGAACCATCGGGCGAATAAACCGGCGATGAGTAATACGCCGCTGCTGTCGTTAGCTTTCGAGCATTCCCGCCTTCGGCGGAAATGGAATATATGTGCCCACCCGCATTTGTCCATGTTACATAAGCGATATTCTTACCGTCGGGCGACCAAGTCGGCATGAATTCACCCTCGTCACTGGTAGTAAGACGCTTTGGCGTGCCGCCTGCGAGATCCATTGTGTAAAGCTTGCTGAATGCAGTGAATGCCACGCGTTTGCCATCCGGCGAGATAGCTGGATAACGGATGAGGCGAGCGTTAACGGTTGAACTGTCGTCAACCCGGTAATCGAAATGAACCCGCGGCCCGATCTCAGCTTCGACATTCACGGTAAACGGAATATCAGTTGCCGCGCCGCTTGCAAAATCGACCTTCGCGATCTTGCCGTTTACGGGAACGATGAGCGATCTGCCGTCTGGCATAAAATCGTAGCCCGGAAAGGTGTCGCGGGTAGCCCGCGATTCCTGATCGTCGCGGGTGACATTTCCGATCAGCCAACGTTCCTGGCTGCTCTCGAGATTCCGAACACGGAGAGCCGTTTTCGTTTCGTAACGCGTGGCGTAAACCATGTTCCTACCATCCGGCGAGAGCACCGGCCGCATGGCGGAACCCTGAGTATTGGTGATCCGAGAGGTCTCGCCGGTATCGCGGTCGAATCTCATGACCTGCCACATCGGGAATCTTGCATTGTATTCAAATGCCCCGCTTCGCTGGGCCCAATATATGAATTTCCCGTCCGGCGAAGCCTGAAGACCCATCATATTCATTCGCGGAGTCGCCGGCCCGGCTTGGCCCGGCCCCGGAAGCGGTGGTGGCGGCGGTCCGATCGATAGGCCCGAACCGCCGTCCTTGTGATACATATAGGGATGAAACGGCCCGATCGACTGGTCCGATTTTGAGACCATTATGTAATTGCCATCCTCGGTCCACGACGGCGATACGAACATCGACTTGGTGTCTTTTGTAATGGCCTTTGCGTCGGAACCATCGGGTTTCATTACCCAAAGGTTTTCCGCACCGCTGCGATCCGATAGGAACGCGATCCATTGACCATCAGGAGAGAATTTCGGCTGGCTCTCGAATGACATCCCGCCATGGATCCGCTTTGCCACACCGCCCTCGATCGGCAGCGTGTAAATGTCCCCAAGCATGTCAAACGTCATCCATTTCCCATCAGGAGAAACGTCGAGCGACATCCAGGTGCCTTCGTTCGTCGTAAACTTCAGTGTCTCAGCAACTTTCAACGGCAGCGGCGGAGTTTCGGACTTCTTCTCTTCTTTTTTCTCGTCCGGCTTCGTGTCCTGAGCAGAAAGGGGAAAGGGTAGGACGAGCACGAACATCGCGAGAAGGGCAAGAATTTTCTTAAACGGATCGGTTAGGCGCATAGGTTCTCCTGAAATGATGGCGTCATATCTCCAGTCGGAAATATGGGAACCGTATCTTTTGTGAATTTTTTGAGTGTATCTGAAATAAGATACGCAGGGCAAGAAACGAATGTTTCAGGAGCAAGAACGACGTGCGTAAGCCCCCGCGTCGCCAAGGCCGGTCAGTCAAGAATGCTAATCCTAACTTCGCGTGATCGGCCCTAGTTTTCGCACGGACTTTGCAGGCTCATTATCTTAGAGCAAATATACCGCTGCCATCCGCTCGATCTAGCTTGCTTCTAGTTTGCCGGATCACATAACCGTTCTTTGCTCGCACGACGGTGTTTGGACGGATGACTTTGATCTTCACGTAACGGCGTTCGCCGGGCTGACCCGGATTTTCGGGGTAATAGCCGATAGAGTATTGACGACGGAGCTCCTCGGCAACACCGGCAAACGATGCCTCGAGGTTTTTGAGATCATCAGCCTCAAAGATGCGTCCGCCGCTGGCTTCGGCGATCTTTTCGAGAAACTCTTTGCCTTTGGCGTACGCCGCCGGCGAAGTTCCGCGGGCTCCGGTGTTCATCACACGCGGGTCGATCGTAATCCCACGAGCTGCCATCAGATCGGCAATGTCCTTAGGAAGTACTGCCGGGGCTCCGGTCGCGGTCGAGACCACACCGCCGACGCTTTGCTGGGTGTTGTAGCGGATCGGATATATCAGGGCATCGACTTCCTGAACGCCGGCAACGGTCGATTCAAAGCTCGCCTGCCGCGACGTGGTATCCACTCCATCGGTGAAAAGCACGACAGCCTTTCGGCCTGAGACCTTGATCAGGTCGAGATCTGTGACGATGCTAACGGCTTCGTAAAGGCTTGTGCCGCTGCCGAAAGTCGATTTGTAGATCGCGGAATAGATCTTTTGTTTGTCCGAGGTGGCTTCCTCCGTTAGCAGCCTGACTCTTTGGTCGAATGCCACGACCAAAACCTTATCGGTCGGCCGGAGCTGGTTGACGAACGTAACAGCTGCGTAATGGATCTCGTCCATTTTATATTTGGTCGAAGGGCTGATGTCGATCATCAGGATGACCGTGAATGGCTGTTCCTCGGACTGAAAATACGTGATGTCCTGCAGCACGCCGTTGTCGTAGATCTTGAAATCCTTTTTCTTGAGCCCAGGTATAAAGCGGCCGTTACGGTCTAGCACGGAAACCGGCGTGGTCACGAGATTGGTCTCGACACTGATGATCTCGTCGTCAGGCGACGGCGAGGGCTTCGCGGCGGGCTGAGTGGACGGGGCATTTGTTTCTTTGACAACAGGCGGCGTGGCTTTTACGGCTGGTTCGTTGCCCTTCAAAACCGGCGGCGAATCCTGGCCGAATACTACGATCTTTGATCCAAATATGAGCACCAGAAAAACAAGACCTTTCCTCATTGCCGCCTACCTCCTGTTGATTCAGTCCAAAGACAGTTATGCCGTTCCGCTTTAAGCACGGCCCGTCAAGCGAATTGTGTATCGCATTAGGTTAGACGAAGAATGTCGGCGGGCGGTTACAGACTGGAGCGGCAAGCATCCGTGCTTGCCACGCCGAGGCTTCCTCGGTGTTAAGCTGATCGGAATCTCGGGGCAATAGGGCGAGCAGGATGCTCACCCTCCAGTCAAAAAAAACGCCCCGATCTCTCGGGGCGTTAATATTATTTTATTAAATTACTTTTTTAATTATTGTGTTGAAAAAACCTGAACTGACCTGCGGCCGAATTTGCGGGCTTCGGAGCAGTTGGGAACCCAGATATCGAGCTTTTTACCTTTGATCGCACCGCCTGTGTCCGAAACCAGATAGGTTCCGCTCCAAGGGCCGGCATCGATCGTTATTTTAGAACCGAGCTTTAACACCCTGGGATCTGCGGCGATGATACCGCGGCGAACGCCGTGGCCCAAAGCTGTTTTTCCAGAGAGGCAATAGGCGGTCGCGGAGAATGCCCCGCGGCTGGCTCCCATGCCTGATGCTCGTACCGAACCAGTCGTTTTGACCAGTTTTTTGTTGGTATCGTCCGTCTGTGGTTCTATTAAAATGCTTTCCAAATTATCGGAAATAGTGTTTTCAATTGTAGTTTGCGAATCATTCGCTATAACGAGAGTGGATTCTGCCGGAACATTTGCGTAAATAAAGACAACGCACATGCTTAGGACCAACAGGATCGCGCCTCCTCTAACGAGCTTTTTCATCAATCTTCTCCATTTATTACGTACCCCGTTTAAATGCAAAAATAGCGTCTGAGATTTGGGTCATCAGCCACTATTCGCATCGCACGAAGACTGTTTCGGCCGACGTATTTCGACCTGTTTCCGTCCTCCCTTGAGTCGGAACTTGTTATGAGAATATCAGTTTGGGAAATGTTTGTCCAACGCGGTAAAAACCGCAAGCCCTTATGCTATATGCAATTGCTGAATTATAAGGCGCTTAGGTGTGTGAAAAAAATTCGATTTTGGTAGAATTAGGGGGCGATCTCAGGCTATATTTGGGGTTGTTTACAAGCGGTAATCGACGAAGTTTTCGGGAGGATCAATTATGCGGGAAAGACGTCAGGGAGCGCGGCATGTTATCTCATATCCGATCCGTGTCCGGTGGAAAGATGCGAACGGAAAAGAGGTCATTCAGGAAGGCCTCACTGACAACGTCGGCCCTCACGGCACGCTCGTTTACCTGCCCCGTCATTTGCCGCTGGTCGGCGGAAAGGTACATCTGACCGTGACAGAAAACCCTGATGACGAAGTATCGGTAACGGCCGAGGTGATTCGCCTCGAACGCAATGCAGCTCATCCCCAGGCCGCGTTGATGCTGACCGAAAACCTTCGCGAATGGAAGAAAAAGGTCTGGGAAGTAGCCGGAGCAACCCTCGCGGCTCTCGAGCCTGAGAAATTGGATGATTGGGGATAGAAAGTTTTGATCGTGGATCGTTGATGGTTGTTCGTTGTTGCCAAGTATCTCAACATCTCTAACAACGATCAACGAACAATCATCAGCGAACAAACATTTATGAAAATACTAGTTCTCGGCGCCGGGCGAATGGGGCACGGCGCTGTTTTTGATTTAATTCACAATTCTCCCGCTGTCGAAAGCGTCACTGTCGCAGACTTTGATATGGCTAAGGCTGAGGCTGTTGCAGTTTCGGTTGGCGGGAATATTACTGCAAAGCAGATCGATGCTTCGAACTATGATGATATCGTCGAACTGTTTCGCGGCCACGATTCGGTGATCTCGTGCGTGAATTATTGGTACAACGTTTCGCTTTC
Protein-coding sequences here:
- a CDS encoding PilZ domain-containing protein, with amino-acid sequence MRERRQGARHVISYPIRVRWKDANGKEVIQEGLTDNVGPHGTLVYLPRHLPLVGGKVHLTVTENPDDEVSVTAEVIRLERNAAHPQAALMLTENLREWKKKVWEVAGATLAALEPEKLDDWG
- a CDS encoding EAL domain-containing protein, with the protein product MEQPLHLETNSDVTLLPAGARFDRDSSDDAQPTGITILPFDDLHVTDGGRSTLQSLGDTIFNSISDAIVIVDQDAVIIRVNPATLTLTGFTENELLGKPIDVLSRNGSMFGKIFRRTLAKNSFSQRLETYCPRKDGSHFPVSVSASKIFDPESKTYNIVCVARDVTREKRLEAESRAISKIIHGVTTTANLDELLLLIHRTIKKIVYAENFFVALFDPQTEMLSMQFWVDKYDPMPAPLKVGRSMSAYVFRTGRSMLLTHEDSMRLIAEGEVESVGTDSPIWLGVPLKTPDGSIGVLVVQDYENTDTYTQQDVELLTSVADQIAMAIERKRAEEALQLSHQRFELITRATSDAIWDWNLSTNELWWNEGFQKLFGYIGDEIGTDLSSWTARLHPDDRDRVTSSVHRQIESGQHNWTDEYRFRRKDGSYAFVVDRGYVVYGPENKPIRMLGSMMDVTERKSLEAQLTHQALHDPLTKIANRALFRDRVEHALARLTRNHVSIAVLFLDLDNFKSINDSLGHAAGDKLLVHVAERLQDCLRNSDTAARLGGDEFAVLIESVTHEDESVNIANRILEVFREPFSIEGNEVYVGTSIGIAAGSVETSGSEELLRNADLAMYLAKGRGKGKYVVFETKMHEALMERIELEADLRRGIDEREFVLHYQPIFDLRSKRILGMEALVRWQHPRSGLIPPMKFIPLAEETNLIVPLGEWILGEACRQVQEWRSGSDAAANISVTVNISIRQFMQKELADIVRKALEATGLPPRSLILEITESFMLQDTEATILKLHELKKLGIRLAIDDFGTGYSSLSYLQRFPIDILKIDKSFIDKLGQGSEGNAVARAIIMMGDSLNLKTIAEGIEHPDQITVLQYLGCEAGQGYHFAKPLTKTEMDSFLLANRTSV
- a CDS encoding 3D domain-containing protein, which translates into the protein MKKLVRGGAILLVLSMCVVFIYANVPAESTLVIANDSQTTIENTISDNLESILIEPQTDDTNKKLVKTTGSVRASGMGASRGAFSATAYCLSGKTALGHGVRRGIIAADPRVLKLGSKITIDAGPWSGTYLVSDTGGAIKGKKLDIWVPNCSEARKFGRRSVQVFSTQ
- a CDS encoding VWA domain-containing protein; the encoded protein is MRKGLVFLVLIFGSKIVVFGQDSPPVLKGNEPAVKATPPVVKETNAPSTQPAAKPSPSPDDEIISVETNLVTTPVSVLDRNGRFIPGLKKKDFKIYDNGVLQDITYFQSEEQPFTVILMIDISPSTKYKMDEIHYAAVTFVNQLRPTDKVLVVAFDQRVRLLTEEATSDKQKIYSAIYKSTFGSGTSLYEAVSIVTDLDLIKVSGRKAVVLFTDGVDTTSRQASFESTVAGVQEVDALIYPIRYNTQQSVGGVVSTATGAPAVLPKDIADLMAARGITIDPRVMNTGARGTSPAAYAKGKEFLEKIAEASGGRIFEADDLKNLEASFAGVAEELRRQYSIGYYPENPGQPGERRYVKIKVIRPNTVVRAKNGYVIRQTRSKLDRADGSGIFALR
- a CDS encoding PD40 domain-containing protein → MRLTDPFKKILALLAMFVLVLPFPLSAQDTKPDEKKEEKKSETPPLPLKVAETLKFTTNEGTWMSLDVSPDGKWMTFDMLGDIYTLPIEGGVAKRIHGGMSFESQPKFSPDGQWIAFLSDRSGAENLWVMKPDGSDAKAITKDTKSMFVSPSWTEDGNYIMVSKSDQSIGPFHPYMYHKDGGSGLSIGPPPPPLPGPGQAGPATPRMNMMGLQASPDGKFIYWAQRSGAFEYNARFPMWQVMRFDRDTGETSRITNTQGSAMRPVLSPDGRNMVYATRYETKTALRVRNLESSQERWLIGNVTRDDQESRATRDTFPGYDFMPDGRSLIVPVNGKIAKVDFASGAATDIPFTVNVEAEIGPRVHFDYRVDDSSTVNARLIRYPAISPDGKRVAFTAFSKLYTMDLAGGTPKRLTTSDEGEFMPTWSPDGKNIAYVTWTNAGGHIYSISAEGGNARKLTTAAAYYSSPVYSPDGSKIVFITGAVDDQLFADIREGHEFSSPEEEILHLGSNPREITGPGGSTGTDLKYIPANGGVSTLIASAQGGRSPHFSDDPNRVYLTTGGGLASIRLDGFDRRVHVRVTGKGTPPQQPTASVMRISPDRSRVFLELQASITSSQCREQAAKRSTSVSLRRPRMFPSKRCRPSAATIWISLVTARTLAGRGERSFIASRSIQISRANTTSPSRPPAVSRKAASCLPELVLFP